One stretch of Aquimarina sp. Aq107 DNA includes these proteins:
- a CDS encoding CHAT domain-containing protein, translating into MKYILVLAAIFTGLSCYSQTEEQLADYEYFLNKGGTFLYANKDSAYVYLSESYKVADESNYLDGKLNTLTYLVQANGYHFDLKKLNQNLKTFEEVLKDEESVDTLEYGAIYQRRFLLEKGQYFYKINNYQTALRYFNKLVNDLTGSKSNGDDLMNELNELYSAYSFIAAVYEKTGKYSLSKEYHNKTLSITEAYPEINWSRHILNTRMRLARVYENESDYLSANELLNEVLPVYISQKENPRFKNNILSTYQRLSRNYLLQDSITKAIDVLKESEVYYSENDPFKRSADMLYGDVYLENKQFDEAEAFYQSYLIKTKSYRQNEKHQDIAEAFSKLGQLYVAKDNPNRALAFYQESLMQIAPNFNDKDIKNNPDPKKVLSKLELVKVLKEKLEALQLSYQKSNKIEDLKIAFSTSQEIIKTLDLLKPEFESKVDKQFLISEMYPAFHSMVAVAYDLYQATKEPTYIDNAFYFFEKSKSVLLLEAARSTQASSYGGVPEDIVDKEQQFRANIIHLEKKFFNQKSNMVVFDSLFQLKNKYYNFISDIEQKYPKYYDLKYNADVVSLEETANQLIKNKALLSYFSTNTDLYLITIEKNKKNIYKIPLASEYQDRITHFYSLLSKVNIKDVSEIYKTGNSIYNQIIRRALEEIDAKELIIIPDGVLNYLPFEALSVSKDVANYLIQEYQISYTNSSTLLREQQNKIKSDKNRLLAYAPSFDIADKNISQNRPNFGPLLYNKDEVDQITKFFDGKAITGDNASLTSFSEDSQTYNMLHFATHAATNDEYPDYSYLAFAPDDKGDTSLLYVKDLYGYSINSDLVALSACQTGLGKLQKGEGMLSLARGFSYAGAKSLVTTLWKINDQTTSELMQEFYKNLNKSLSKDQALREAKLTYLKTADDELLKHPYYWSGFMISGDTTPLKKKTSYLWWLLLLGIPIFIVAVRKIKK; encoded by the coding sequence ATGAAATATATTCTTGTTTTAGCAGCCATTTTTACTGGATTATCATGTTATTCTCAAACAGAAGAACAATTAGCAGATTATGAGTATTTCTTAAATAAAGGAGGCACTTTTTTGTACGCAAATAAAGATAGTGCTTATGTATATTTATCAGAAAGTTATAAAGTTGCTGATGAAAGTAATTATCTAGATGGTAAGTTAAATACGTTAACTTACTTAGTCCAAGCAAATGGATACCATTTTGATTTAAAAAAATTAAATCAGAATTTAAAAACTTTTGAAGAGGTGTTAAAAGATGAAGAGTCGGTTGATACCCTAGAGTATGGAGCAATTTATCAAAGAAGATTTTTATTAGAAAAGGGACAATACTTTTATAAAATTAATAATTACCAGACAGCTTTAAGGTATTTTAATAAACTAGTTAATGATTTAACTGGTTCAAAGTCTAACGGAGATGATTTAATGAATGAATTAAATGAACTCTATTCTGCATATTCTTTTATAGCAGCTGTGTATGAAAAAACCGGAAAATATAGTTTATCAAAGGAATATCATAATAAAACCTTATCAATTACCGAAGCATATCCTGAAATAAATTGGAGTAGACATATTCTTAATACTAGAATGAGATTGGCTAGAGTTTATGAAAATGAAAGTGATTATTTAAGTGCAAATGAGCTATTAAATGAAGTACTACCGGTTTACATTTCACAAAAGGAAAACCCAAGATTTAAGAATAACATTCTTTCTACGTATCAGCGCTTATCAAGGAATTATTTATTACAGGATAGTATAACAAAAGCAATAGATGTGCTTAAAGAAAGCGAAGTGTACTATTCTGAAAATGATCCTTTTAAAAGATCTGCTGATATGCTGTATGGTGATGTTTATTTAGAAAATAAGCAATTTGATGAGGCTGAAGCTTTTTACCAATCATATCTAATAAAAACAAAATCTTATAGACAGAATGAAAAACATCAAGATATAGCAGAGGCTTTTTCTAAATTAGGGCAACTATATGTAGCTAAGGATAATCCGAATAGAGCATTAGCATTTTATCAAGAATCTTTGATGCAGATAGCACCAAACTTTAACGATAAGGATATCAAAAATAATCCTGATCCTAAAAAAGTACTGTCTAAACTAGAGCTGGTAAAAGTGTTGAAAGAAAAGTTAGAAGCACTACAATTATCGTATCAAAAAAGTAATAAAATTGAAGATCTTAAGATAGCCTTTTCCACTTCTCAGGAAATTATCAAAACACTAGATTTATTAAAACCTGAGTTTGAAAGTAAAGTGGATAAGCAGTTTCTGATATCGGAGATGTATCCAGCTTTTCATAGTATGGTGGCCGTTGCATATGATCTTTATCAGGCTACTAAAGAGCCTACATATATTGATAATGCTTTTTATTTCTTTGAAAAAAGTAAAAGTGTATTGCTGTTAGAAGCAGCGAGAAGTACACAAGCTAGTTCTTATGGTGGAGTTCCGGAAGATATTGTGGATAAAGAGCAACAGTTCAGAGCAAATATTATTCATTTAGAGAAAAAATTCTTTAATCAAAAATCTAATATGGTAGTTTTTGATTCCCTATTCCAGCTTAAAAATAAGTATTATAATTTCATTTCTGATATAGAACAAAAATATCCTAAATATTATGATTTAAAGTATAATGCGGATGTAGTGAGTTTAGAAGAAACTGCCAACCAGTTAATAAAAAACAAAGCACTATTAAGTTATTTTTCTACAAACACAGATTTGTATTTGATTACAATAGAAAAGAATAAGAAAAATATATATAAAATACCTTTAGCCTCTGAATATCAGGATAGGATTACGCATTTTTATTCTCTATTATCAAAGGTTAATATTAAAGATGTATCCGAGATTTATAAAACAGGAAATTCAATTTATAATCAGATTATAAGAAGAGCTTTAGAAGAGATAGATGCTAAGGAGCTTATAATTATTCCTGATGGAGTTTTGAATTATTTGCCGTTTGAGGCTTTATCCGTATCAAAGGATGTAGCTAATTATTTAATCCAAGAGTATCAAATCTCTTACACCAATTCTTCAACATTACTTAGAGAGCAACAAAATAAAATAAAGAGCGATAAAAATAGGTTGTTGGCTTATGCTCCAAGTTTTGATATAGCTGATAAAAATATTTCACAAAATAGACCAAATTTTGGACCGCTACTATATAATAAAGATGAAGTGGATCAAATAACAAAATTCTTTGATGGAAAAGCTATTACAGGTGATAATGCATCGTTAACATCATTTTCTGAAGATTCTCAGACATATAATATGCTTCATTTTGCTACACATGCTGCCACCAATGATGAATATCCAGACTATTCTTATTTAGCGTTTGCTCCAGATGATAAAGGAGATACTAGTTTATTGTATGTTAAAGATTTGTATGGTTATAGTATTAATTCGGATTTAGTGGCATTAAGCGCTTGTCAAACTGGTTTAGGAAAACTTCAAAAAGGAGAAGGTATGCTTAGTTTGGCGAGAGGTTTTAGTTATGCAGGTGCTAAATCTTTGGTTACTACATTATGGAAGATCAATGACCAAACCACATCAGAGTTGATGCAGGAGTTTTATAAAAACTTGAATAAATCGTTATCAAAGGATCAAGCACTAAGAGAAGCTAAGTTAACCTATCTTAAAACTGCGGATGATGAACTATTAAAACATCCGTATTATTGGTCTGGATTTATGATTTCTGGGGATACAACTCCGCTCAAAAAAAAGACCTCATACCTTTGGTGGTTGTTATTGCTTGGTATTCCCATTTTTATAGTAGCAGTAAGAAAAATAAAAAAATAG